The Tautonia rosea genome includes a region encoding these proteins:
- the glnA gene encoding type I glutamate--ammonia ligase, whose product MSPKEVLAYIRQREVFTVDLRFMDFPGVWQHFAIPAEALTEATFQNGIPFDGSSVLGWRAINEADLLVVPQPETALIDPFAARPTLTMICNIQDPITQQDYTRDPRNIALKAMQHLRESGVADDCRIAPELEFFVFDRVRFDQTGNQAFYHVDSEEGAWNQGRDDSGNLGYKPRSTLGYFPCPPMDSQSDLRTEMAQIMSDCGIATAAHFHEAATAGQGEIDLLPRSLVEAADHVMLARYIIRNVARRHGKSATFMPKPLFGENGSGLHLHLGFRSGGQSLMAGKDYAGMSELAMHAVGGLIRHAPALCAFGNPTTNSYKRLVEGFEAPTKLAYSRRNRQAIVRIPVHDPVTDGRRIEYRCPDASSNPYLLFAAVLLAALDGIQTHADPGEPFDRDLYEVRPEELDEVRGTPRSLDAALDALSQDHDFLLRGDVFTPDVIDTWIWYKRQYEVEAVRVRPHPYEFSLYYDVG is encoded by the coding sequence GTGAGCCCGAAAGAGGTTCTGGCATACATTCGCCAGCGAGAGGTGTTCACGGTTGATCTCAGGTTCATGGATTTTCCGGGTGTCTGGCAGCATTTTGCCATTCCGGCCGAGGCGCTGACCGAGGCGACCTTTCAGAATGGGATTCCATTTGACGGTTCCAGTGTCCTGGGATGGCGAGCGATCAACGAGGCCGATTTGCTGGTTGTTCCTCAGCCGGAAACGGCGTTGATCGACCCGTTTGCAGCACGTCCGACCCTGACGATGATCTGCAACATCCAGGACCCGATCACCCAACAGGACTACACGAGAGACCCGCGTAATATTGCCCTGAAGGCGATGCAGCATCTTCGGGAATCAGGCGTGGCCGATGATTGTCGGATTGCTCCCGAGCTGGAGTTTTTCGTCTTCGATCGGGTGCGGTTCGATCAGACGGGCAACCAGGCGTTTTATCACGTCGACTCGGAGGAAGGAGCCTGGAATCAGGGGAGAGATGACTCGGGGAACCTGGGATACAAGCCGCGATCAACCCTCGGCTATTTCCCGTGCCCTCCGATGGACAGTCAGTCGGACTTGCGGACTGAGATGGCGCAGATCATGAGTGACTGCGGCATCGCCACGGCGGCGCATTTTCACGAGGCCGCCACGGCCGGCCAGGGGGAGATCGACCTTCTTCCTCGGTCACTTGTTGAGGCGGCCGATCATGTGATGCTTGCGCGCTATATCATTCGCAATGTGGCGAGACGGCACGGCAAGTCGGCGACCTTCATGCCCAAGCCCCTGTTTGGCGAGAATGGATCGGGGCTCCATTTGCACCTTGGCTTTCGCTCGGGGGGGCAATCGTTGATGGCTGGCAAGGATTATGCCGGCATGAGCGAACTGGCCATGCACGCTGTCGGGGGTCTGATCCGCCACGCGCCGGCCCTCTGTGCGTTTGGCAACCCGACGACCAACAGTTATAAACGCCTGGTAGAAGGGTTCGAGGCTCCCACGAAACTGGCGTACAGCCGTCGAAACCGCCAGGCGATCGTCCGGATCCCAGTCCATGACCCCGTGACCGATGGGCGTCGGATCGAGTACCGATGTCCTGATGCGTCGTCGAACCCCTATCTGTTGTTCGCGGCTGTACTCCTTGCGGCGCTCGACGGGATTCAGACGCATGCCGACCCCGGTGAGCCGTTCGACCGCGATCTCTATGAGGTGCGGCCTGAGGAACTGGACGAGGTACGAGGCACGCCGCGGTCACTCGACGCGGCGCTCGATGCGTTGTCCCAGGATCATGATTTTCTTCTTCGGGGTGATGTCTTCACGCCA